The following coding sequences are from one Shewanella violacea DSS12 window:
- a CDS encoding tRNA (adenine(22)-N(1))-methyltransferase has translation MKLSQRLSLIDKMVDGEYDHIWDCCCDHGLLGTRLLKRGAAKTIHFVDVVEDLMLALESKLQRFSPANIQQAKPRWQVHYLDVAKLPLAQYGHSQRHLIIIAGIGGDLLIELVSKILTDYPDKKLEFILCPVHHNYKVRSQVSKLKLGLVHECLIKENKRFYEVMHLSTLSSTPVSLVGSQMWDLSRDDDRYYLTKTLAHYRRMQQNAPTNDAEIEQIISQYQAVNELSIQHKLHG, from the coding sequence GTGAAATTAAGCCAACGCCTAAGCCTGATAGATAAGATGGTAGACGGAGAATATGATCACATCTGGGATTGCTGCTGCGATCATGGCTTATTAGGTACTCGCCTCTTGAAACGAGGGGCCGCCAAGACCATCCACTTTGTCGATGTGGTTGAAGACTTGATGTTAGCACTTGAGTCTAAGTTACAAAGATTTTCTCCGGCTAACATTCAACAAGCTAAGCCCAGATGGCAGGTTCACTATCTCGACGTCGCCAAGCTCCCCCTTGCACAATATGGCCATAGCCAGCGACACCTGATCATCATAGCCGGTATCGGCGGCGATCTGCTTATCGAGTTAGTCAGTAAAATTTTGACTGATTATCCCGACAAAAAACTGGAGTTTATCCTCTGCCCAGTACATCACAACTACAAGGTGAGAAGCCAAGTATCCAAGCTCAAACTCGGCTTAGTCCATGAGTGCTTAATCAAAGAGAACAAGCGGTTCTATGAAGTCATGCATCTATCGACTCTAAGCTCGACACCTGTCTCCCTTGTTGGCTCACAGATGTGGGACCTTTCCAGAGATGACGACAGATATTATCTGACTAAGACATTAGCCCACTATCGACGCATGCAGCAAAATGCACCAACAAACGATGCTGAGATTGAACAGATCATTTCACAATACCAAGCAGTGAATGAATTAAGCATACAGCACAAGCTCCACGGCTAA
- a CDS encoding NUDIX hydrolase, whose amino-acid sequence MRHLTSTTHPKLSSLEGKTFHRKAARGIILDGENILMLYTERYHDYSIPGGGIDAGEAIETGLLRELEEETGAQHIEIIGEFGIYEEFRPWYKEDFDIIHMESYCYVCNIHPELGATKLEEHEIQNGMTPVWLNIFEAIKHNEHTIANSPKKGMSIERETYLLKRIVEELL is encoded by the coding sequence ATGCGCCATTTAACAAGCACCACTCACCCGAAACTGAGTTCTCTCGAAGGAAAAACCTTCCATAGAAAAGCCGCCCGCGGCATCATTCTCGACGGTGAAAACATTCTTATGCTTTATACGGAGCGCTATCATGATTACAGCATTCCAGGTGGGGGAATAGATGCAGGGGAAGCCATCGAAACGGGTCTACTCAGAGAACTCGAAGAAGAGACAGGCGCTCAACATATCGAAATTATCGGTGAATTTGGTATCTACGAAGAATTCAGACCTTGGTACAAAGAAGATTTTGACATAATACACATGGAGTCATATTGCTATGTATGCAATATTCACCCCGAACTCGGTGCCACGAAACTGGAAGAACACGAAATTCAAAATGGCATGACCCCTGTGTGGCTCAACATATTTGAGGCAATTAAACACAACGAGCACACCATAGCCAACAGTCCCAAAAAAGGCATGTCTATCGAACGAGAGACCTACCTACTCAAGCGCATTGTCGAAGAGCTGTTATAA